A window from Dioscorea cayenensis subsp. rotundata cultivar TDr96_F1 chromosome 10, TDr96_F1_v2_PseudoChromosome.rev07_lg8_w22 25.fasta, whole genome shotgun sequence encodes these proteins:
- the LOC120270930 gene encoding LOW QUALITY PROTEIN: uncharacterized protein LOC120270930 (The sequence of the model RefSeq protein was modified relative to this genomic sequence to represent the inferred CDS: deleted 1 base in 1 codon), with amino-acid sequence METMEGGGNGVGVAEGGAGGGVAMEFPAGESSGRVPRRIRRRLMESKGSGPSSVEEIEAKLREADLRRQQFHEWLSSKARQKPRSPSWSSQEEELGQRLEAKLYAAEQKRLSLLGKAQMRLARLDKLRQAAKTGVEKRFETEREKLGTKVESRVQQAEENRMRLLKAHMQRQAAAQERKARSVLQRITRENKYKECVRSAILQKRAAAEKKRLGFLEAEKSRVHARVMQVHTVAKSVCHQRESERRRLKEQLENRLQRARRQRAEYLRQRGSSQSSLCINVSKHGEFLSQKLARCWRCFVRSRKTTFTLAKAYDALELNESTLKAMPFEQLALRIESASALQTVKLLLERLECRFLLSQTSSSGPENIDHLLKRLASPNRKGASGKATRTRVPAKQVGSRESRSTLASSLPRYSVRVVLCAYMILGHPSAVFSEQGDREHALMESAAKFVREFELLIKIILDGPNKSLSSRKSSLEIMSDDADNPPDTSSRLASQLNFRNQLVAFDAAWRSYLYCFVVWKVKDARSLEDDLVRAACQLELSMIQTCKLTSEGQTCELSHDMRAIQMQVAKDQQLLREKVRHLSGNAGIERMEYALKDTRSKYFEAKENGSPPAAHIPHISSPVSSTTTSESAPGQGSLKSRPVARSLFNGNSVTPKAAADTPSLDAELSLPLKKQTPTDNEVLVNEIIHASRGGIEGYSYVSDRDELSIRAKVKETMEKAFWDGIMEALNKEEPDYGRIVSLVKEVRDELCEMSPQSWKQEILESIDLEILSQVLESGVQDTDYLGRILEYALRMLQKLSAPAAEEEMKKTHEELLSELAAIPHSGGKSNSSSIIATVKGLRFVLDEIQVLKKEISKARILMMEPIIKGSAGLEYLHKAFADRYGPPDTANALPLTVQWITSVKSNLEEWEEHSNSISTLSTTNGAAFVTTLRTGGSIPLVSKEGMSKSQPSVADAPGAAGEHPGCSGDRIDILLRLGLLKLVSRIQGLDLDTLPETLELNLKRLRSVQSQLQKIIVIATSMLVLRQVLVSEKASSDLENMISNSVKRLSELLDNATDAGIEEIIDSIVGSSTEDPKMQGRREMMARMLTKSLQNNDPVFTKVSKSIYLAARGLVFGGTGMQGRRLADAVLRRVGAAGLLDRLLEAAEVLVVVASVSSRVHGPWYRSMV; translated from the exons GTTGAGTCTTTTGGGAAAAGCGCAAATGCGTTTGGCACGGTTGGATAAACTTCGTCAAGCTGCTAAAACTGGTGTGGAGAAGCGTTTTGAGACGGAGCGGGAAAAGCTGGGCACAAAAGTTGAATCTCGTGTTCAGCAGGCAGAGGAAAACCGCATGCGTCTTCTTAAGGCTCATATGCAAAGACAGGCAGCTGCTCAGGAGAGAAAAGCCAGGTCTGTCTTGCAAAGAATAACTAGAGAAAACAAGTATAAAGAGTGTGTCCGTTCTGCAATTCTCCAGAAACGTGCAGCTGCTGAGAAGAAGCGCTTGGGATTTTTGGAAGCAGAAAAAAGTAGGGTGCATGCTAGAGTAATGCAAGTACACACAGTAGCAAAATCTGTTTGCCATCAAAGGGAAAGTGAGAGAAGAAGATTAAAAGAGCAACTTGAAAATCGTCTTCAGAGG GCAAGGCGACAGAGAGCTGAGTATCTGAGACAGAGAGGAAGTTCTCAGAGTTCGCTTTGTATTAATGTGAGCAAACATGGGGAATTTCTTTCACAGAAACTAGCAAG GTGTTGGAGATGCTTTGTCAGATCAAGAAAGACCACCTTTACGTTGGCTAAAGCATATGATGCCCTTGAACTTAATGAGAGTACTTTGAAGGCTATGCCATTTGAACAGCTTGCATTACGAATTGAATCAGCTTCAGCTCTTCAGACAGTTAAATTGTTACTTGAGCGTCTGGAGTGTCGTTTTCTACTGTCTCAAACATCTTCATCTGGTCCAGAAAACATAGATCATCTGCTTAAACGCCTAGCTTCTCCAAACAGAAAGGGGGCTTCTGGTAAAGCCACAAGGACCAGAGTGCCAGCAAAGCAAGTTGGGTCTCGAGAATCTAGAAGTACTCTGGCATCTAGCTTGCCAAGGTATTCTGTGAGGGTAGTATTATGTGCTTACATGATCCTAGGTCATCCAAGTGCTGTTTTTAGTGAACAAGGGGATCGCGAGCATGCACTAATGGAGTCAGCGGCAAAGTTTGTTCGGGAATTTGAATTGCTTATCAAAATCATATTGGATGGCCCTAACAAATCTCTCTCATCAAGGAAATCATCACTAGAAATCATGTCCGATGACGCTGATAACCCTCCAGATACTTCCTCCCGTTTGGCTAGCCAACTGAACTTTAGAAACCAGCTAGTGGCATTCGATGCAGCATGGCGTTCTTATTTGTATTGCTTTGTGGTATGGAAGGTTAAGGATGCAAGGTCACTAGAGGATGATCTCGTCAGAGCAGCTTGCCAACTTGAGCTCTCaatgattcaaacatgcaaGCTTACTTCAGAGGGCCAGACATGTGAACTTAGTCATGATATGAGGGCTATTCAGATGCAG GTTGCTAAGGATCAGCAACTGCTGAGGGAGAAAGTACGACACCTGAGTGGTAATGCAGGCATTGAACGAATGGAATATGCTCTAAAAGATACAAGGTcaaaatattttgaagcaaAGGAGAATGGCAGTCCTCCAGCTGCACACATTCCTCATATTTCATCTCCTGTTTCCTCGACAACAACTTCGGAGTCTGCTCCAGGGCAGGGTTCTTTAAAGTCGAGACCAGTGGCTCGTTCCTTGTTCAACGGTAACTCTGTCACCCCTAAAGCTGCTGCAGACACGCCCAGTTTAGATGCAGAATTGAGCTTACCACTGAAGAAACAAACACCCACAGATAATGAAGTTCTTGTGAATGAGATCATTCATGCATCACGTGGAGGTATTGAGGGTTACTCTTATGTGAGTGACAGGGATGAATTGAGCATCAGG GCAAAAGTTAAAGAGACAATGGAGAAGGCATTTTGGGATGGAATTATGGAGGCACTGAATAAAGAAGAACCTGATTATGGTCGGATTGTATCCCTTGTGAAGGAAGTAAGAGATGAGCTATGTGAGATGTCTCCACAGAGTTGGAAGCAAGAGATTTTAGAAAGTATTGATCTTGAAATCCTCTCTCAG GTTCTTGAGTCAGGTGTTCAAGACACAGATTATCTAGGAAGGATTCTGGAGTATGCGCTTCGTATGCTGCAGAAGTTGTCTGCTCCAGCGGCTGaagaggagatgaagaagacccATGAGGAATTATTAAGTGAACTAGCAGCTATTCCTCATTCTGGTGGCAAATCAAACAGTTCTTCTATTATTGCCACAGTCAAGGGCCTACGTTTTGTTCTAGATGAGATACag GTGTTGAAGAAAGAAATTAGCAAAGCACGTATACTCATGATGGAACCAATCATAAAGGGCTCTGCAGGATTGGAGTACTTGCACAAGGCATTTGCAGACCGCTATGGACCACCTGATACTGCAAATGCTCTCCCATTGACAGTTCAGTGGATCACATCAGTAAAGAGCAATCTGGAAGAATGGGAGGAACATAGCAATTCTATTTCTACCCTGTCAACAACCAAT GGTGCTGCCTTCGTTACTACCCTTCGAACAGGTGGCAGCATTCCACTGGTCTCAAAAGAAGGCATGTCCAAGTCTCAACCTTCTGTTGCTGATGCACCTG GTGCTGCTGGTGAACACCCTGGTTGCAGTGGAGATAGGATTGATATTTTGTTGAGGCTTGGCTTGCTAAAGCTTGTAAGCAGAATTCAAGGATTGGACCTAGATACATTGCCTGAGACTCTTGAGTTAAACTTAAAGAGACTGAGATCTGTTCAGAGCCAACTTCAAAAGATTATTGTCATTGCGACAAG CATGTTGGTTCTGAGGCAAGTTCTTGTTAGTGAGAAGGCATCTTCAGACCTCGAAAACATGATCTCCAATTCAGTCAAAAGGCTCTCTGAGCTTCTGGACAATGCCACAGACGCCGGCATTGAGGAGATAATTGATTCAATAGTGGGCTCATCCACAGAAGACCCGAAAATGCAAGGGAGAAGAGAGATGATGGCTAGAATGTTGACGAAGAGTTTGCAGAACAATGACCCTGTCTTCACTAAGGTCTCCAAATCAATCTACCTGGCTGCACGAGGGCTGGTG TTCGGCGGGACTGGAATGCAAGGGCGTCGACTCGCAGATGCTGTGCTTCGCCGTGTTGGGGCTGCCGGCCTCCTTGATAGATTGTTGGAAGCGGCGGAGGTGTTGGTTGTGGTGGCGTCGGTATCTTCCCGTGTTCATGGACCATGGTACAGAAGCATGGTGTGA